A genomic window from Streptomyces sp. HUAS YS2 includes:
- a CDS encoding GlxA family transcriptional regulator, which yields MPQPPLEPEHRPHRVAVLALHGLLPFELGIPHRIFGRAKDTAGRPLYEIVTCAPTAGRVQTDADFAVDVEHGPEALATADTVVVPASYELGPVYEEGRLTGELAAALAHIRPGTRLVAICTGGYVLAAAGFLDGRPATTHWASAEHFQRLFPSVRVDADVLFVDDGDVMTSAGVAAGLDLCLHIVRKDHGTAVANEVARRTVVPPHRDGGQAQFIARPVPEAGTSTTTSARAWALAHLHEPIQLRDLAVREAMSVRTFTRRFREEVGISPGQWLTQQRVERARHLLESSDLPVDQVARDAGFGTPQSLRVHLQTAIGVTPTAYRRTFRTTPAR from the coding sequence ATGCCGCAGCCGCCGCTGGAGCCGGAGCACCGGCCGCACCGCGTCGCGGTCCTCGCCCTGCACGGACTGCTGCCCTTCGAACTCGGCATCCCGCACCGGATCTTCGGCCGCGCCAAGGACACCGCAGGCCGGCCGCTGTACGAGATCGTCACCTGCGCCCCGACGGCGGGCCGGGTCCAGACGGACGCGGACTTCGCCGTCGACGTGGAGCACGGCCCGGAGGCGCTGGCGACCGCGGACACCGTCGTCGTCCCGGCCTCGTACGAGCTCGGACCGGTCTACGAGGAGGGCCGGCTGACCGGCGAACTCGCCGCGGCCCTCGCGCACATCCGGCCCGGCACCCGCCTGGTCGCGATCTGCACCGGCGGGTACGTGCTGGCCGCGGCCGGCTTCCTCGACGGGCGCCCGGCCACCACGCACTGGGCCTCGGCCGAGCACTTCCAGCGGCTGTTCCCTTCGGTCCGGGTCGACGCGGACGTGCTGTTCGTCGACGACGGGGACGTGATGACCTCGGCGGGCGTCGCGGCCGGGCTCGACCTGTGCCTGCACATCGTCCGCAAGGACCACGGCACGGCCGTCGCCAACGAGGTGGCCCGCCGCACGGTCGTCCCGCCGCACCGGGACGGCGGGCAGGCCCAGTTCATCGCGCGGCCCGTCCCCGAGGCGGGCACGTCGACCACCACGAGCGCCCGCGCGTGGGCGCTGGCGCACCTGCACGAGCCGATCCAGCTGCGGGACCTGGCGGTGCGGGAGGCGATGAGCGTACGGACGTTCACGCGCCGGTTCCGCGAGGAGGTCGGCATCAGCCCGGGCCAGTGGCTGACCCAGCAGCGCGTGGAACGCGCCCGCCACCTGCTCGAATCGTCCGACCTCCCGGTCGACCAGGTCGCCCGCGACGCCGGCTTCGGCACCCCGCAGTCCCTCCGCGTCCACCTCCAGACCGCCATCGGCGTCACCCCGACCGCCTACCGCCGCACCTTCCGCACGACGCCCGCACGCTGA
- a CDS encoding MFS transporter, with protein sequence MTDKYTYKSEAPEHIPLPAGPPPLWNRNFRLFFVARAVAVLGEGMVPVGLAAGLLGDGRPDSSVGYALGAWIGTFAALVLFGGVLADRFTARRMMIIADLLRLPGAAVLAVAFTVGSPPLWSVYALSALSGVGAALFQPGVASTIPRIASDVQRANAVLRVVESLMTMAGPALAGLLLAFSDVGTVFAVNAATFGVSALCLALMRIPALAHDRIARGSMRAELAIGWREFTARNWLWGVIAIWTVYGLTVAGPMTTLTATLVTGDHGSSTYGVLMAVNGAGNAAGGLLALRLRPRRPLAAGAVALLGLPVNLYLLGSGASVALLGAGQFIAGAAFAFWLVMWSTSVQTHVPQEALNRMHAYDVAGSLLMMAAGRALAGPVAEAVGAEHVLLVGAGIAVLVVGALLVVRPIRTLGRAHGT encoded by the coding sequence GTGACGGACAAGTACACGTACAAGTCTGAGGCCCCCGAGCACATTCCCCTGCCGGCCGGGCCGCCCCCGCTCTGGAACCGTAACTTCCGGCTGTTCTTCGTGGCCCGGGCCGTCGCCGTCCTCGGTGAGGGCATGGTCCCGGTCGGCCTCGCCGCCGGACTCCTCGGCGACGGCCGGCCGGACTCCTCCGTCGGCTACGCGCTCGGCGCGTGGATCGGCACCTTCGCCGCGCTCGTCCTCTTCGGCGGGGTGCTCGCGGACCGCTTCACCGCCCGCCGGATGATGATCATCGCGGACCTGCTGCGGCTGCCCGGCGCCGCCGTCCTCGCCGTCGCGTTCACCGTCGGCAGCCCGCCGCTGTGGTCCGTGTACGCGCTCTCCGCGCTCAGCGGTGTCGGCGCGGCGCTCTTCCAGCCCGGCGTCGCCTCGACGATCCCGCGCATCGCCTCCGACGTGCAGCGCGCCAACGCCGTGCTGCGGGTCGTCGAGTCGCTGATGACCATGGCCGGACCCGCCCTGGCGGGCCTGCTCCTCGCGTTCTCGGACGTCGGCACCGTCTTCGCGGTCAACGCCGCGACCTTCGGCGTCAGCGCCCTCTGCCTCGCCCTGATGCGCATCCCGGCCCTCGCCCACGACCGCATCGCGCGCGGCTCCATGCGGGCCGAACTGGCGATCGGCTGGCGCGAGTTCACGGCACGGAACTGGCTGTGGGGGGTCATCGCGATCTGGACCGTGTACGGCCTGACCGTCGCCGGCCCCATGACGACCCTGACCGCGACCCTGGTGACCGGCGACCACGGCTCGTCCACGTACGGCGTGCTGATGGCCGTCAACGGGGCCGGCAACGCGGCCGGCGGCCTGCTCGCCCTGCGGCTGCGGCCGCGCCGCCCGCTGGCGGCGGGCGCGGTGGCCCTGCTCGGCCTGCCGGTGAACCTGTACCTGCTCGGGTCGGGCGCGTCCGTGGCACTGCTCGGCGCGGGCCAGTTCATCGCCGGCGCGGCGTTCGCGTTCTGGCTGGTCATGTGGTCGACCTCGGTCCAGACGCACGTGCCGCAGGAGGCCCTCAACCGCATGCACGCGTACGACGTGGCCGGATCGCTGCTGATGATGGCCGCGGGCCGGGCGCTCGCCGGGCCGGTCGCGGAGGCGGTGGGCGCGGAGCACGTGCTGCTGGTGGGGGCGGGGATCGCGGTCCTTGTGGTGGGCGCGCTGCTGGTGGTCCGGCCGATCCGGACGCTGGGGCGGGCGCACGGGACCTGA
- a CDS encoding MFS transporter — MAQTTETPAETRPPVRTPRVHRAWFVATVAFVTIIGAAAFRSLPGLLIDPLNEDFGWSRGLIGLAVSINLALYGLTAPFAAALMDKYGIRKVVAAALTIIALGSGLTVWMTAPWQLLLCWGLLVGLGTGSMALAFAATVTNRWFTERRGLVTGILTAASASGQLIFLPTLAWIVDEYRWRPAAVTVALAALLVVPFVWLLLRDHPADVGLAPYGAKEFVPKPPPVPGAARRTVTVLFKAARTGPFWLLAGTFAICGASTNGLVQTHFVPAAHDHGMPITAAASLLAVIGVFDVVGTIASGWFTDRFDARRLLAVYYALRGVSLLFLPMLLAPSVHPPMVFFIVFYGLDWVATVPPTIALCREHYGEDSAIVFGWVLASHQVGAAVVAFAGGVARDLTGSYDVVWYASGALCAAAALMALVIRRRGTAPAPAVA, encoded by the coding sequence GTGGCACAGACAACCGAGACCCCCGCCGAGACCCGTCCCCCCGTCCGCACCCCACGCGTCCACCGCGCCTGGTTCGTCGCGACGGTCGCCTTCGTCACGATCATCGGCGCGGCCGCCTTCCGCTCCCTGCCCGGCCTCCTGATCGACCCGCTGAACGAGGACTTCGGCTGGTCGCGCGGTCTCATCGGACTCGCCGTCTCCATCAACCTCGCGCTGTACGGGCTCACCGCGCCGTTCGCCGCCGCGCTGATGGACAAGTACGGCATCCGGAAGGTCGTCGCCGCCGCGCTCACGATCATCGCCCTCGGCTCCGGCCTCACCGTGTGGATGACGGCCCCCTGGCAGTTGCTGCTCTGCTGGGGCCTGCTCGTCGGCCTCGGCACCGGCTCGATGGCGCTCGCCTTCGCCGCGACCGTCACCAACCGCTGGTTCACCGAACGCCGCGGCCTGGTCACCGGCATCCTGACCGCCGCCTCGGCCTCCGGTCAGCTGATCTTCCTGCCGACGCTGGCGTGGATCGTGGACGAGTACCGCTGGCGTCCCGCCGCCGTCACCGTCGCGCTCGCCGCGCTCCTCGTCGTCCCGTTCGTCTGGCTGCTGCTGCGCGACCACCCGGCGGACGTCGGCCTCGCCCCGTACGGCGCGAAGGAGTTCGTCCCGAAGCCGCCGCCGGTGCCGGGCGCCGCCCGGCGTACGGTCACGGTCCTGTTCAAGGCCGCCAGGACCGGCCCGTTCTGGCTGCTCGCCGGCACCTTCGCGATCTGCGGCGCCTCGACCAACGGCCTCGTCCAGACCCACTTCGTGCCCGCCGCGCACGACCACGGCATGCCCATCACGGCGGCGGCCTCGCTGCTCGCGGTGATCGGCGTCTTCGACGTCGTCGGCACGATCGCGTCGGGCTGGTTCACCGACCGCTTCGACGCCCGCCGGCTGCTCGCCGTGTACTACGCGCTGCGCGGCGTCTCGCTGCTCTTCCTGCCGATGCTGCTCGCCCCGTCCGTGCACCCGCCGATGGTCTTCTTCATCGTGTTCTACGGCCTGGACTGGGTGGCCACCGTCCCGCCGACCATCGCCCTGTGCCGCGAGCACTACGGCGAGGACAGCGCGATCGTCTTCGGCTGGGTCCTCGCCTCCCACCAGGTCGGCGCGGCGGTCGTAGCCTTCGCCGGCGGCGTGGCCCGCGACCTCACCGGCTCGTACGACGTGGTCTGGTACGCCTCCGGCGCGCTGTGCGCGGCGGCGGCCCTGATGGCCCTGGTGATCCGGCGGCGGGGGACGGCTCCGGCGCCCGCGGTCGCGTAG
- a CDS encoding CU044_5270 family protein: MTAAPSSRTPQRRPSDEADRIALTDLLPPPAVPGLPRDRAPLLKQALLHQAARPAPARRARPLLVRFAAPAVACALAVGGVIALDLGETDTGTAPRKGGGVHEAAAPEATRLLDRIALAAASATPPAVRADQFLYVESKVAYAGQSAGGGPATLSPVRTRQVWLSADGSRPGLVRQEGDADSTVVTMGSGDASVTNPTHVYVSSLPTDPDALLALIRKETRGQGQDPDQRAFTAIGELLAETWAPPQVSAALYRAAAKIPGVTVAGTAEDAAGREGVTVARTVHGQQTQWIFDRTTYAYLGERTVLVESTDAGPAGTVTGASAVLTTAAAERAGEAP; encoded by the coding sequence ATGACCGCCGCCCCGAGCAGCCGTACCCCGCAGCGCCGCCCCTCCGACGAGGCCGACCGGATCGCGCTCACCGATCTGCTGCCCCCGCCGGCCGTCCCCGGCCTGCCCCGCGACCGCGCCCCGCTGCTGAAGCAGGCGCTGCTCCACCAGGCCGCGCGGCCCGCCCCCGCCCGCCGCGCCCGTCCCCTCCTCGTGCGCTTCGCCGCGCCGGCGGTCGCCTGCGCCCTCGCCGTCGGGGGTGTGATCGCCCTGGACCTCGGCGAGACCGACACCGGCACCGCCCCCCGGAAAGGCGGCGGCGTGCATGAAGCCGCCGCTCCCGAGGCGACCCGGCTGCTCGACCGCATCGCCCTCGCCGCCGCCTCCGCGACACCGCCGGCCGTCCGGGCCGACCAGTTCCTGTACGTCGAGAGCAAGGTCGCGTACGCCGGTCAGAGCGCCGGCGGCGGCCCGGCGACCCTGTCCCCGGTCCGCACCCGTCAGGTCTGGCTCTCCGCCGACGGCAGCCGTCCCGGCCTCGTCAGGCAGGAGGGCGACGCCGACTCCACGGTCGTCACCATGGGTTCCGGCGACGCGTCCGTCACGAACCCGACCCACGTGTACGTCTCCTCGCTGCCCACCGACCCGGACGCCCTGCTCGCCCTGATCCGCAAGGAGACCCGCGGCCAGGGCCAGGACCCGGACCAGCGCGCGTTCACCGCGATCGGCGAGCTGCTCGCCGAGACCTGGGCCCCGCCGCAGGTGTCCGCCGCGCTCTACCGGGCGGCGGCGAAGATCCCCGGGGTGACGGTGGCCGGGACCGCTGAGGACGCGGCGGGCCGGGAGGGCGTCACCGTCGCCCGTACCGTGCACGGGCAGCAGACCCAGTGGATCTTCGACCGGACCACGTACGCGTACCTCGGGGAGCGCACCGTCCTCGTCGAGTCGACGGACGCCGGCCCGGCCGGGACCGTCACCGGCGCGTCCGCGGTGCTGACGACGGCCGCGGCCGAGCGCGCGGGTGAGGCTCCCTAG
- a CDS encoding sigma-70 family RNA polymerase sigma factor: MRNRFRRGDPDALAELYDEHADVLYRYALRVTGNWAEAEDVVSATFLEAWRGREKLRPEGDGLRPWLLGIATNVMRRGARSRRLRDIALARIPERGSVPDFSDDVVAQLADSEQLRAAHAALARLRRRDREVFMLVVWAGLDYAAAAEALGVPVGTVRSRLSRARTRLRELAAGEQRRTPRTQRTQQTQRAPRPADPPRVAVSPSPSPAPAGSPRSLPQENHR, encoded by the coding sequence ATGAGGAACCGATTCCGCCGCGGCGATCCCGACGCCCTGGCGGAGCTGTACGACGAGCACGCCGACGTGCTCTACCGCTATGCCCTGCGCGTCACGGGCAATTGGGCGGAGGCCGAGGACGTCGTCTCGGCGACCTTCCTGGAGGCCTGGCGCGGCCGGGAGAAGCTGCGGCCCGAGGGCGACGGGCTACGGCCCTGGCTGCTCGGCATCGCCACCAACGTCATGCGCCGCGGCGCCCGCTCCCGCCGGCTCCGCGACATCGCGCTGGCCCGGATCCCCGAGCGCGGCTCGGTGCCGGACTTCTCCGACGACGTCGTCGCGCAGCTCGCCGACAGCGAGCAACTGCGCGCCGCGCACGCCGCGCTGGCCCGCCTGCGGCGGCGCGACCGCGAGGTCTTCATGCTGGTGGTCTGGGCGGGCCTGGACTACGCCGCGGCGGCCGAGGCACTCGGCGTCCCGGTCGGCACCGTCCGCTCCCGGCTGTCCCGCGCCCGTACCCGGCTGCGCGAACTCGCCGCCGGCGAGCAGCGCCGAACGCCCCGGACGCAACGGACGCAACAGACGCAACGGGCGCCCCGCCCGGCCGACCCCCCGCGCGTCGCCGTCTCTCCCTCCCCCTCCCCCGCCCCTGCCGGGTCGCCCCGGTCGCTGCCCCAGGAGAACCACCGATGA
- a CDS encoding flavin reductase family protein: MAATAVRYLRSVGAPTGVETLPRPELRAVREDERAPVDPAEFRRVLGHFASGVTIVTALDEDGPAGFACQSFASLSLDPPLVAFMVARTSTTWPRIARAGAFCVNVLGADQGELCRGFAVSGADKFAGVAHAPAPVTGAPRLAGVPAWIDCTIRTVHTGGDHLIVVGAVEALGAEDDGAPLLFHRGRFGRFTA, translated from the coding sequence ATGGCGGCCACCGCCGTCCGATACCTCCGGTCGGTCGGCGCCCCGACGGGCGTCGAGACGCTGCCGCGCCCGGAACTGCGGGCCGTACGGGAGGACGAGCGTGCGCCCGTCGATCCCGCCGAGTTCCGCCGCGTCCTCGGACACTTCGCGAGCGGGGTCACGATCGTCACGGCCCTGGACGAGGACGGACCGGCCGGCTTCGCCTGCCAGTCGTTCGCCTCGCTCTCCCTGGACCCGCCGCTCGTCGCGTTCATGGTGGCCCGCACGTCGACGACCTGGCCGCGGATCGCGCGTGCCGGGGCGTTCTGCGTGAACGTGCTGGGCGCCGACCAGGGCGAGCTGTGCCGGGGCTTCGCGGTGAGCGGCGCCGACAAGTTCGCCGGTGTCGCGCACGCCCCCGCCCCGGTGACCGGCGCGCCCCGGCTCGCCGGGGTCCCGGCCTGGATCGACTGCACGATCCGCACCGTCCACACCGGGGGCGACCACCTGATCGTCGTCGGCGCGGTCGAGGCCCTGGGCGCGGAGGACGACGGCGCGCCGCTGCTGTTCCACCGCGGCCGCTTCGGCCGCTTCACCGCGTAA
- a CDS encoding phosphoribosylanthranilate isomerase: MFVKVCGLRTEPDVDTAVEAGADAIGFVFAESPRRIDADTARRLAARVPDGILTVGVFRDQPLDDVRDLVEATGVRAVQLHGHEDLGYFDAVRAFLPTGRTLIRAASVRDEAPPHGERGEDVLLLDAPVPGAGETWDLTGKRLPGPDVRWLLAGGLTPANVGAAIRAARPWGVDVSSGIEASRGVKDPALIRAFLAAARAEA, from the coding sequence ATGTTCGTCAAAGTCTGCGGTCTGCGCACCGAGCCCGACGTCGACACCGCCGTCGAGGCCGGCGCCGACGCCATCGGTTTCGTCTTCGCCGAGAGCCCGCGCCGCATCGACGCCGACACCGCCCGCCGGCTCGCCGCGCGCGTGCCGGACGGGATCCTGACCGTCGGCGTCTTCCGCGACCAGCCGCTGGACGATGTACGGGACCTGGTCGAGGCGACCGGTGTGCGCGCCGTCCAGCTGCACGGCCACGAGGACCTCGGCTACTTCGACGCCGTGCGCGCCTTCCTGCCCACCGGCCGGACCCTGATCCGCGCCGCGTCCGTACGTGACGAGGCCCCGCCCCACGGCGAGCGCGGCGAGGACGTCCTGCTCCTCGACGCGCCGGTCCCCGGCGCCGGCGAGACCTGGGACCTCACCGGAAAGCGGCTCCCGGGCCCCGACGTCCGCTGGCTCCTCGCCGGCGGACTCACGCCGGCGAACGTCGGCGCGGCGATCCGGGCCGCCCGCCCCTGGGGCGTCGACGTCTCCAGCGGCATCGAGGCGAGCCGCGGCGTGAAGGACCCGGCACTGATCCGCGCCTTCCTGGCGGCGGCCCGCGCGGAGGCGTGA
- a CDS encoding bifunctional serine/threonine protein kinase/MFS transporter, with protein MDQLTGEDPTHIGAYRLIARLGAGGMGLVYLGRSEGGRTVAVKVVQAEHAGHPEFRRRFAREVAAARRVGGDWTAAVLDADPEAAVPWVATQYIPGPDLTTVVAEDFGPLPEHSVRVLANRLALALRTVHDAGLIHRDLKPSNVLVTVDGPRVIDFGIARAMDSLGGDSLHTRTGMLIGSPGFMSPEQVRGLELTPASDVFCLGAVLVYAATGRLLFGATDTGLSAHLFKIAEDEPDLTGVPGTLLPLVRECLQKDPARRPTPEQIAELTVTDATEEWLPGAVLAQLGRHAARLLDYAPTDAAVRPPATVPDVPSDPRIDLAKAAAPMPPAYAPTAPAGFGPPQGFGPPAAYPSPHPDTPGADPRRRRGLVVAAFAQFSVLFATLAFAMAIPEIQSDLGLGSVNPLSGLYALAFGGLLLLGGHLADVRGARRTLTIGLAGYIAVSAVVGFLPDSTTMLVARALQGASAALVVSAGLSLVVGGFTDPKERGRAFGVYAAVAVGGTVLAMTVGGLLTEFVGWRVVLLAALPFAVTALILARTLPADGPNRVPFDMAGTLLGCAGMLALTYGVTLDAFGTGTGMSGGPSLLTVVPTVAGIGLLAGFLVRQFTMPGGFATGSEVRTADRVGGLVGLVMVGAAVAVTFWSLSIHLQHALGMAPVAAGTALLPMAAALAIGCFVAARLADRVPQRVPVTGGLVAAALGLALLTRLDAGSGGYVGWVLPGLIVVGLGVGLALGPLLDVATAGVPLPFAGSAAATAVAAQGIGETIGGALLASSPPVLSEPDGNGYYRLLGPSPVPLWCAAGALLVAAVVAGTTLTKRPPAGANR; from the coding sequence GTGGATCAGTTGACCGGTGAAGACCCCACCCATATCGGCGCGTACCGCCTGATCGCCCGCCTCGGCGCCGGCGGGATGGGCCTGGTCTATCTGGGCCGCTCCGAAGGCGGCCGCACCGTGGCCGTCAAGGTCGTCCAGGCCGAGCACGCCGGGCACCCCGAGTTCCGCCGCCGCTTCGCCCGCGAGGTCGCCGCCGCGCGGCGGGTGGGCGGGGACTGGACGGCGGCCGTGCTCGACGCCGACCCCGAGGCGGCCGTGCCCTGGGTGGCGACCCAGTACATCCCGGGCCCCGACCTGACCACGGTGGTCGCCGAGGACTTCGGGCCGCTGCCCGAGCACTCGGTCCGGGTGCTCGCCAACCGGCTAGCCCTGGCGCTGCGGACCGTGCACGACGCGGGCCTGATCCACCGCGACCTCAAGCCGTCCAACGTCCTCGTCACCGTCGACGGCCCCCGCGTCATCGACTTCGGCATCGCGCGCGCGATGGACAGCCTCGGCGGCGACAGCCTGCACACCCGTACCGGCATGCTGATCGGCTCGCCCGGCTTCATGTCGCCGGAGCAGGTCCGCGGCCTCGAACTCACCCCCGCGAGCGACGTGTTCTGCCTGGGCGCGGTCCTGGTGTACGCGGCGACCGGGCGGCTCCTGTTCGGCGCGACGGACACCGGTCTGAGCGCGCACCTGTTCAAGATCGCCGAGGACGAGCCGGACCTGACCGGCGTACCGGGGACGCTGCTGCCGCTCGTACGGGAGTGCCTGCAGAAGGACCCTGCCCGGCGGCCCACCCCGGAGCAGATCGCCGAACTCACGGTGACGGACGCCACGGAGGAGTGGCTGCCCGGCGCGGTCCTCGCCCAACTCGGACGGCACGCCGCCCGGTTGCTGGACTACGCGCCGACGGACGCCGCCGTCCGGCCGCCCGCGACAGTGCCGGACGTACCGTCGGACCCGCGCATCGACCTCGCCAAGGCCGCCGCGCCCATGCCGCCCGCGTACGCGCCGACGGCCCCGGCGGGATTCGGCCCGCCGCAGGGCTTCGGCCCGCCGGCGGCGTACCCGTCCCCGCATCCCGACACCCCGGGCGCCGACCCCAGGCGCCGGCGGGGCCTGGTGGTGGCCGCGTTCGCGCAGTTCTCGGTCCTGTTCGCCACATTGGCGTTCGCCATGGCGATCCCGGAGATCCAGAGCGATCTGGGGCTCGGCTCCGTCAACCCGCTCTCCGGCCTCTACGCCCTTGCCTTCGGCGGGCTGCTCCTGCTCGGCGGGCATCTCGCGGACGTCCGCGGGGCCCGGCGGACGCTGACCATCGGCCTGGCCGGATACATCGCGGTCTCCGCGGTCGTCGGCTTCCTCCCCGACTCCACGACGATGCTCGTGGCCCGCGCCCTGCAGGGCGCCTCCGCCGCGCTGGTGGTGTCGGCGGGACTGTCCCTGGTGGTCGGGGGCTTCACGGACCCGAAGGAACGCGGCCGGGCCTTCGGCGTCTACGCCGCGGTCGCCGTCGGCGGCACGGTCCTCGCCATGACCGTGGGCGGTCTCCTCACCGAGTTCGTGGGCTGGCGCGTCGTGCTGCTCGCCGCCCTCCCGTTCGCCGTCACCGCGCTGATCCTCGCGCGCACGCTGCCGGCGGACGGCCCGAACCGCGTCCCGTTCGACATGGCCGGCACGCTGCTCGGCTGCGCCGGAATGCTGGCGCTCACCTACGGCGTCACGCTCGACGCCTTCGGCACCGGCACCGGCATGAGCGGGGGGCCGTCCCTGTTGACGGTGGTTCCTACCGTGGCGGGCATCGGTCTGCTCGCGGGCTTCCTGGTACGGCAGTTCACGATGCCGGGCGGCTTCGCCACCGGGTCCGAGGTCAGGACCGCCGACCGGGTGGGCGGTCTCGTGGGCCTGGTCATGGTCGGCGCCGCCGTCGCGGTGACGTTCTGGAGCCTGAGCATCCACCTGCAGCACGCCCTCGGCATGGCCCCGGTGGCGGCCGGGACCGCCCTCCTGCCCATGGCCGCCGCGCTCGCGATCGGCTGCTTCGTGGCCGCCCGTCTCGCGGACCGGGTCCCGCAGCGCGTGCCGGTCACCGGGGGCCTGGTCGCGGCGGCGCTCGGCCTGGCGCTGCTGACCCGGCTCGACGCGGGCAGCGGCGGGTACGTGGGCTGGGTCCTGCCCGGCTTGATCGTCGTGGGCCTCGGCGTCGGTCTCGCCCTCGGCCCGCTCCTCGACGTCGCGACCGCCGGCGTCCCCCTGCCGTTCGCGGGCTCGGCCGCGGCGACCGCCGTCGCGGCCCAGGGGATCGGCGAGACGATCGGCGGGGCGCTGCTGGCCAGTTCGCCCCCGGTGCTCTCGGAGCCGGACGGGAACGGTTACTACAGACTGCTGGGCCCCAGCCCCGTCCCCCTCTGGTGCGCCGCGGGCGCCCTGCTCGTCGCCGCCGTGGTGGCGGGCACGACCCTCACGAAGAGGCCCCCGGCGGGGGCGAACCGCTAG
- a CDS encoding enoyl-CoA hydratase/isomerase family protein, producing the protein MNAVTWDQRERIMELLADASADPDVRAVVVTATGKGFCAGADLRGTPPASGERVAGDVARTIRRGAQRFIAAVLDCEKPVIAAVNGTAAGIGAHLALACDLVIAAEGARFIEVFVRRGLVPDGGGAYLLPRLIGPQRAKELMFFGDALPAAEAERLGLVNRVVPAEELEKTAREWAERLAQGPTRALTLTKQLVNASLDSDRATAFAAEAAAQEINMTTRDANEGVASFVERRAPEYRGR; encoded by the coding sequence ATGAACGCCGTCACCTGGGACCAGCGGGAGCGGATCATGGAGCTGCTCGCGGACGCCTCGGCCGACCCGGACGTACGGGCCGTGGTCGTCACCGCGACCGGCAAGGGCTTCTGCGCGGGCGCGGACCTCAGGGGCACGCCCCCGGCGTCGGGCGAGCGCGTCGCGGGGGACGTGGCGCGGACCATCCGGCGCGGCGCGCAGCGCTTCATCGCGGCGGTCCTGGACTGCGAGAAGCCGGTGATCGCGGCGGTCAACGGCACCGCGGCCGGGATCGGCGCGCATCTCGCCCTCGCCTGCGACCTGGTGATCGCGGCGGAGGGCGCGCGGTTCATCGAGGTGTTCGTACGGCGCGGTCTGGTGCCGGACGGCGGTGGGGCGTACCTGCTGCCGCGGCTGATCGGCCCGCAGCGGGCGAAGGAGCTGATGTTCTTCGGCGACGCGCTCCCGGCGGCGGAAGCGGAGCGCCTCGGGCTCGTGAACCGGGTGGTGCCGGCGGAGGAGTTGGAGAAGACCGCCCGTGAGTGGGCCGAGCGCCTCGCCCAGGGCCCGACGCGCGCCCTGACCCTGACGAAGCAGCTCGTCAACGCCTCCCTGGACTCCGACCGCGCCACCGCCTTCGCGGCGGAGGCGGCGGCCCAGGAGATCAACATGACCACCCGCGACGCCAACGAGGGCGTCGCGAGCTTCGTCGAGCGCCGCGCCCCGGAGTACCGGGGGCGGTAG